The following are from one region of the Pseudorasbora parva isolate DD20220531a chromosome 12, ASM2467924v1, whole genome shotgun sequence genome:
- the LOC137093582 gene encoding uncharacterized protein yields MLIRSPLEKNQTEERRLAQLIEDILKSSPGGEKVINEYARTKSLSDCKRRDMVKILVAHLTSEHGTSPSRRLKEEYAKGIISLFPYLADPRSKLGYEHYYNAEDGSGYLSWRIKTLQKEASEGRMKRPRQPQTGGPTADRDPYKEDSWLNDERQCQEAIALMKHTADEAVVKEKMRLTLAYRQKMLHDPKESSDILSIFPRFLDIPGLIDQDFGLLFGDATSAKLLEKWSTNMKPKVIAQCRGLTQTSELQDLTQNAEASEVEEGWDSDMSSVLMLVHLLPPSSQGRKRPGKISARQACDCLVKFIKTGTSIQGHLDSIGESLQPYLLVVGPKRSRVQSCFIVIDQHAVPCKASNSLACVDELFKAHFVFGTSYCQELTNVYSFLQTTVYDIDVETTKVNPRVSELRARMLQ; encoded by the exons ATGTTGATTAGAAGTCCTCTTGAAAAAAATCAAACTGAGGAACGTCGCCTTGCCCAA TTGATTGAAGATATCCTAAAGAGCAGCCCTGGAGGCGAGAAGGTCATAAACGAATACGCTCGCACTAAAAGTCTGTCAGATTGCAAAAGACGTGACATGGTGAAAATCTTAGTAGCCCATTTGACAAGTGAACATGG aACAAGCCCTTCCCGACGTTTGAAGGAAGAATATGCAAAGGGAATCATCTCCCTATTCCCATACTTGGCTGACCCCAGAAGCAAGCTTGGTTAT GAGCATTATTACAATGCAGAAGATGGAAGTGGATATTTGTCGTGGAGAATAAAAACTCTGCAGAAAGAAGCATCAGAGGGACGGATGAAACGCCCACGGCAACCACAAACAG GTGGACCAACTGCTGACAGGGATCCCTACAAAGAAGATAGCTGGTTGAACGATGAACGTCAATGTCAAGAAGCAATTGCCCTGATGAAGCATACAGCTGATGAGGCAGTGGTAAAGGAAAAGATGAGGTTAACACTTGCCTATCGCCAGAAGATGCTGCATGACCCTAAAGAATCATCGGATATTCTATCTATTTTCCCGCGATTCCTGGATATACCAGGCTTG ATTGATCAAGATTTTGGACTTTTATTTGGTGATGCGACCTCTGCAAAGTTGTTGGAGAAGTGGTCAACCAACATGAAACCAAAGGTTATTGCACAGTGTCGTGGCCTCACACAGACTAGTGAGCTCCAAGACCTCACCCAAAATGCTGAAGCCAGTGAAGTTGAAGAAG GTTGGGACAGCGACATGTCTTCTGTTCTGATGCTGGTTCACCTTTTGCCACCCTCAAGTCAAGGCCGCAAAAGACCGGGAAAGATCTCAGCTAGACAAGCATGTGATTGTCTTGTGAAATTCATCAAG ACTGGTACTAGTATCCAGGGGCACTTGGACAGCATTGGAGAGAGTCTTCAGCCGTATCTACTTGTTGTTGGGCCAAAGAGAAGTAGGGTCCAGTCTTGTTTTATTGTAATTGACCAACATGCTGTACCCTGTAAGGCCTCTAATTCACTGGCCTGTGTTGATGAGCTTTTCAAAGCTCACTTTGTCTTTGGCACCTCATACTGCCAGGAACTGACCAATGTGTATAGCTTTCTACAAACCACTGTCTACGACATAGATGTCGAAACCACCAAGGTGAATCCTAGAGTTTCTGAGTTAAGAGCTAGAATGCTCCAGTGA